The window GTTCTCAGGGACCAAGGATGGAGCGAGGGGACACATGTCTGAACAGAGAGTCGAGAAAGACAGTCTGGGCGAAATCGAAGTACCGGCGGGTGCCTACTACGGCGCGCAGACAGAGCGCGCACGGCGAAACTTCCCGATCAGCGATCTGACCTTCCCGCGCCGATTCATAGAAGCACTGGGTCTGATCAAAGGCGAGTGCGCGGCGGTCAACGAGGAGATGGGCCACCTCGACTCGAAACTGGCCGAGGCGATCCGGAAGGCGGCCGACGAAATCGTCGCGGGAGATCTGGACAGCCACTTCCCGCTGGACATCTTCCAAACAGGTTCCGGAACCTCGACCAACATGAACGTCAACGAGGTGATCTCGAATCGGGCGATCGAGATTCTGGGCGGGGAGCTGGGTAGCAAGACTCCGGTTCATCCGAACGACCACGTGAATCGGGGGCAATCGTCGAACGACGTCATCCCGACTGCGATTCACGTGTCGGCGTACTCGGCGATCGTTGCCGAGCTCGAGCCGGCACTCGAAGAGCTGGCGTCGGAGCTGGAGGCCAAGGCCTCGGAGTTCGATGACGTCGTCAAGATCGGTCGCACCCACCTTCAGGACGCCGTTCCGGTTCGACTGGGCCAGGAGTTTTCCGGTTACGCTCAACAGATTCGCAATGGACTCGAGCGTCTCGCCGCGGCCAAGCCCCGACTGGCTCAGCTTGCCCTCGGTGGAACGGCCGTGGGAACCGGTCTGAACGCGCCGGAAGGGTTCGCCGATCGCGTGATCTCGCGCATGGCGGACCGCACCGGCTTCGCCTTCGTGCCGGCGCCGAATCGATTCGAAGCCCTTGCCGCCAAGGACGCGGCCGTGGAAGCGTCGGGCGCGGTCAAGGTGATCGCCGTGTCGCTGACCAAGATCGCCAACGATCTGCGCTGGCTGGGCTCGGGGCCGCGTTGCGGCATCGGCGAGATTCTCCTGCCCAGCTTGCAGCCGGGGAGCTCGATCATGCCCGGGAAGGTCAATCCCGTGATTCCGGAATCGGTCTTGATGGTGGCTGCCCAGGTCGTGGGCAACGATGCGGCGATTACGGTCGGCGGGATGTCCGGAGTCTTCGAGCTGAACGTGATGATGCCGGTGATCGCCTACAATTTGCTCCAGGCGATCACCATCACCGCGAACGCCAGCTCGAACCTCGCGCGCCGCTGCGTCAAGGGCCTCGAGGCCGATCGCGAGAGAGCCCGAGACATGGTGGAGAAGTCGCTTGCGATGGTCACGTCTCTGGCGCCGAAGATCGGCTACGATCGTGCCGCCGAGATCGCCAAAGAGGCCTACAAAACGGGGCGTACGGTACGCGAGCTGGCTCTCGACAAGGAAGTGCTTCCCAAAGAAGAGCTCGAGGAAGCTCTGGATCCACGCGCGCAGACCGAGGGCGGGGTGCAGAGTCACTGAGGTGACGGCGGATTCGCTCGATCGCAGGATCCTGCACTGCGACATGGACTGCTTCTACGCGGCGGTCCACATGCGCGACGAGCCTCCGCTCAGAGGCAAGCCGGTTGTGATCGGCGGCAGTCCGGAGGGGCGTGGCGTGGTCGCCGCCGCCAGCTACGAGGCGCGCGCCTTCGGGATTCGATCGGCAAT is drawn from bacterium and contains these coding sequences:
- a CDS encoding class II fumarate hydratase, translating into MSEQRVEKDSLGEIEVPAGAYYGAQTERARRNFPISDLTFPRRFIEALGLIKGECAAVNEEMGHLDSKLAEAIRKAADEIVAGDLDSHFPLDIFQTGSGTSTNMNVNEVISNRAIEILGGELGSKTPVHPNDHVNRGQSSNDVIPTAIHVSAYSAIVAELEPALEELASELEAKASEFDDVVKIGRTHLQDAVPVRLGQEFSGYAQQIRNGLERLAAAKPRLAQLALGGTAVGTGLNAPEGFADRVISRMADRTGFAFVPAPNRFEALAAKDAAVEASGAVKVIAVSLTKIANDLRWLGSGPRCGIGEILLPSLQPGSSIMPGKVNPVIPESVLMVAAQVVGNDAAITVGGMSGVFELNVMMPVIAYNLLQAITITANASSNLARRCVKGLEADRERARDMVEKSLAMVTSLAPKIGYDRAAEIAKEAYKTGRTVRELALDKEVLPKEELEEALDPRAQTEGGVQSH